Within Colius striatus isolate bColStr4 chromosome 5, bColStr4.1.hap1, whole genome shotgun sequence, the genomic segment GTAGTTCAGTGGTACTTTTGGGAGAAGCACAAGCCTCTACTTGGTATTAAGAATATAAACAGAAAGTTACAATGAATCAATGTAAACTTTGAATATGTCCTCCATACTGTAGTCAAGACCACTCAAATTTTACCACTATCTGGAGCttctgcaacattttttttcagtactagCAACCCTGTAGCGGATTAAAAAATCCCTAGAACGCAGGGAGGCCAAAACATGTAAGTATTCACCAAAAATTACATATTCTGCTTTAATTTGACCTGTCTGATTCAGTAGTGTGAGCTTCTGAGTGCAAAGTGTTTACATTTACATGAACTGTCACTGACAGCTGCCTTGGACTGTCAGATTACACTGCACAGTGATACAAACACATAGAAATGTAATAGAGCAGTTCAATTCTATGCCCTAAGGAAATCAGTATCACACTATATGGCATTCCTCAGATTCAAACCTCaagaactgttttgtttttttcaggaaaaaacagtccCCAGCAGAGGAGTACTGTATCCACATTACAGAAATTGAGGTTATCGTCACCAGCTTAAGGATTTGATAGTTTCTGAACATATCTAGCAGCTGGCAACTGCAAAATTTAAGCCGTACTGGCAACCCCAGTTATTCAGGGTCTAAATCCATGCCCTGCTCAGGTTACAGTCCACAACTGCagttttggggagaaaaaaggacttggggaggggggtgggggaagaacaagatgtcttttgtttttaaaaggaaaacactcACCTCCCCCGGATCTCCACTCCATTGCAAGTGACCCCTGCTCGTGCTCCCGCCCCTCGTACCGTACCCTCCCCGACTCCTAGGCCCAAGCCCTGCACGGGTCGCACTAGGCCTCTCCTCTTTGCCTCGGCCCCGCGGGCCTCTGAAGAGCGCCAGAGCCCCGTTCCTCGGCGcgcggcagccgccgccgctccccacTCCCCTCCCCAGGTGCCCCCGGGCTCGGAACGGCGCCGGGGGACGGGACCGAGGCGTCTGTTGCACCGCGGCCTGCGGCGGCGGCCGAAGCCTCCGCTGGAGTAGCTCCcccccccttctcctcccctgctcctcctcccggGCCTAGCGGCCGGCGCCTGAGGTACCTGGTAGGGCTGCGAGTCCCCCCTGCGGTCGTGACAGCTAAAGAGAAAGCGAGAGAAAGAGAGATGTTAGCGAACAACCGTTACCGGCCGCCGGGGAAGGGGGCCCAAACATGgcggaggggaaggggagaCCCCGCGGGGCCAGgggccagagaaggaggaagagatttACCCATCACTGAGTCTCTGCTGTTTCCTCGCATACATTACCATCAATGCCCGGCCTGTGTGTGTGAATGTGAGGGGAGCAGGAAGGGACGGCCGCGGCCGGGCCACGGGCGccgaggggggaggagggggaggcagCGCTCCGCCTCGCCGCCGaccgggggcagggaggggggaagggagggagggggcggCTCGGGCAGCTCGGCTGGGCGCAGCGCTCACGGGCCCATCTCCTCCGCGCACAGCGAGAGGGGAGACGCCAGCAACTCGGCCCCGCGCGCGCTGAGCCACTCCGGGAgcaccgccgccgccgccgccaccgcgctcctgctgcagctgctgccgccgcggccgcctcctccccccgctgcgcccgccgccgccgccgctcctccAACTACATCCGGGAAACTCGGGCGACGCCGCGCTCGGTTAACGTCGGCTCTTTTCGGCTCTTTCCGACACGCTCCGTCCCCTCTGTCCCCTTTGCTCTCGGGCGACTCTGCTTTCGGAAAACATCGGCTGCCTTCGCCGAGCCCAACGCCCTTCAGTCTCTGCCTTCGGCAAACATCGGCTCGTTCCGTaactctcctccctcccttctcctcccaccGACCGGCCCGCCTCGGCCTTCCCTCCCGAACGCTACCTAGCTTCGGAAAACATCGGTTATTTCCGTAAGGATGTTTTCGCTCTCCCGTCGGGGCGGCGCCGCGTTCGGAATCGCTCGGGTGTTTCCGTGACCCCGCAGCCGTCGGCTGCAAGGCGCTGCCGGTTGAGCAGCCGTTGGCCGGGCGCGCCCGGCTGATTGGCCGAGGGGAGTCCTCGCTGCCAGCTTCTTCGCTTTCCCGCGCCAGGCAGGGCCGAGGAGGAGTCGGTACGCGGCGGAACGCCGGCTTTCTCGGTGGGAGCCGCCGGAGCGGAAAGGCCAGGCAGGTGGGGGCAATTGGGGGAATGGTGGGGGGAGCGGCGCCCAGCCGCGAGATGGGAAAGGGAAGGTCTCCTCTtacctcccccctcctccccttccgCCCAGGCACTTGATGTATAGGCAGGAGCCATTTTGTGCGCCGCTCGTCTTCTGCGAGGAAGCGTTCGGCGGCGAAGAGGTTGTTAAAATGTCCCTGGggaggcggcggccgcgcggGTCTGGCCTTGTCGCTCGGGGCCTTGTGATCTCGGGACTCTGCTGCCGGCCCCTGAGGGAACGCGGCCAGGCTGCCGCGGGCCTGGCCGTCTGGGCAGCGAGGGGCTGGCGGCAGAAGGGCCCGGGCGCGGAGAAACCGCCACCGGCGTGAGGGGTGGGCCGTAGGTGAAGGGCCGCCTCGGCCTCATCGCCCCAGCTCATCCGCGTCTCGGCACACGCGTGGAACTGTCATCCCGGCGCCCGTCCCCAAGCAACGAAGCTCGATGGCTTTTCTTCAGGTGGCCTCAGGCGCTCTGAGCGAAGCCGATGCCGGTCTCTCGGTTTGGGAGGGACATGCCCTTCATCAGAGGGCGAGGGGTTGCCGCAGCTGCTGATGTTGATTGCCGGACCTTCTGCTGTCAACGGGTCAGTTGGTTATTTCTGACCAAACCCTCGAAGTCAGAGGGACCAAGTATCATCTATTCCGAGTGGTATTATGAAAAACAGTAGAAGCATTTTTATAGCAGAGTTGAGCAGTTCCTTGAGGGTATAATAGGAGAGACCTGTTTTCAGTAGCGATATGAAGTTTTGTCCTTCCCCCTTGCTGAAAGGGGAAGAGATGTGGTACAACTCGTGAGCTAGCACCTTAACCTTAAAAGAGCATCTTTCTACATGTCTCTGTGCTAGCACAGCATTATTCCTGGTAGCTctcttacagatttttttttttaagtctttgtttgtttggttttggtttctttagAGTGAAGAAGGTGGTTGCTGAGAGGGGGCTTCGAGGAGGGGAGTGGAGGATGACTCAGCATGGAGCTGTTCTTCAGGGTTACAATAATGAACTAGTGGAATTCATGGAAGACTTACGTATGCAAAAAGAAGAGCTGAACAAAGAAATCCagcaagcagaagaggaaaaaaataaactccaGCATGAAATCCAAGTCCTGAGCGAAAAACTGGAGTATGTATGTGAAAACCTGGCCCAAAAAGTAGCTTCACGGAATGAGCTTGATAAAAGTCTTGCTGAAATTGAAGCTGCTTACATGAAGATTTTGGATAGTTCTAGAAGTTTACTTAACGTCGTGAAGAAGCAAGTGGGGAGCTTGAAGTATACACCAGAACTGAAAACCAATGTAACATGAAACAGTCAAATGTTTAGACTCCACAGTGCTAAAATTCTGCTAGGTGAGAAATGTGGTTAGCCACAGAGCCATACAACAACAGTGTAAGCAGACAGGGATTTTCTTCCaacatttctgtatgttttactattatttttaaatgcactaGAAAATAGATTAAATAAAGTTGAGGTATTTTTGGCactaaaaaaacctcttaattATTTAAACACTACAAAACTGTACTGCCGATAAGTAGTTGAAGCTGATGTGAGGCTGCTAATTTTGACATGGAGATGCTGCTAGGaagacaggagggaaaaaacacGTTTTGTGGGCGTCTCTAGCTGCCAGTGGATTCCTGTTTGAACACTAGTGGATGCGACTAGATCAGATACTACTTCTTTTCACTAGACAAATGTTTATCTTTCTCTAGGAGTTTGGAGTTCTGTCTGTGCACAAAGACAGCCTGTGATTGCAATCATCTCTTGCATATCAAATAATGAGGGATAAAGTGAGAAAACATGACTAGCGCAGGCATGGAGGTTCAAACTGTAACTATATGTGGTTCATGCATCTTGCAAAGCTATACTCAGAAGCCTTGGTTAGGAAGGAGgagtggaatctccttccttggaggtcttcaagacccccctggacatgttcctaagcgacctgatctaggtgaacttgcttctgcaggtggattgaactagatgatctctaaaggtctcttccaacccctaccattctgtgattctaaggaGGCATGTTATAGTGAAAGATTCGGTGCAAGGGCATGCCTCCTGCATGCAGGGCACAGAGCTAAAGGCAGCTGCACCACATATACTTGGAGCAACTAATCCAGTTAGAATACATTTCATAGTGTCTAGAAGTCCTGAAAAAACTATATAGGTTCAATAAAAAATACTATGAGTTAAATACAAGATAATCTTAGCTAAAAGCCACTTTTATAAACTAATATAAACCTAATTTTTAGCACTCTTTGTatagaaatattaaataattgtAATAAAACTATAAAGGGCGTGAACAACCTGAAATGGTGGGAAACAActacaaaagaaagatgaaaatgagAGTAGAAGTAACTTGTAGCTGTTGGATTCTCTTACAGGTGAGGATAAAACAGAACCTAGTTTAGAGATCAGGGAGGAGGTAACAGCATGGCAGAAAGCTCAGTTTAATCCTGCCTTCTGTTTCTAGTAGTTACTAAACCTCTCTGTGTTTTTTATGTGTACATATGCATGCATTTTGTGCTCATTCATATGTTACAGCAGTAACTTACTAAACTCTATCTTGTAGTTAGGTCTTCATTCCATACCAACTTAAAAAAGAAGTACAATTGGAATCTCTGTACCTGGTAACTGTGTGTCTGTCAGATCCAAGTATAAAGGGTATGTAGATCTGAATAGTTTTGGTAGTAGTCCTTCACTGATAACAGGAAACAAATGTTATGTTCTTGTGGTTGCCATACTACATCAGGGATTAGTGTGATTAGGTTATCACAAATTTACTTATATAGCATTTCTACTGGCTTCCCTCAAGTAATGCTGAAGTGATGAAATTTTATAATCTCAGGGGTATTGCTATTCTTGTACAACTATTCAAGACAGGCTTGTTTATACCAAAGTGAAATATACGGATGTTGCTAGtttttagtagaaaaaaaaaagatatttatttgaCTGACTTTTTCTTGGCATTCTCTCTTGATCTGGTAGTAATAACTACATCAAAATAAGAAGACTCAGGAAAAATGTATTAGCTAAAGAGAAGGAACTTTTTAGGCTTGTGTATGTAAATTGCTGTTTCTTACTATCTGGAGGCAAACTTGTAATCgccaatgtgaaaaaaaatgtgtaatagAGAAGTCATTTATAGATAACAGTACAGTTAATTTCTTCTGTTATCAGTCTTAAGCAATAACAGGTTTGTTTGCCTTAGAATAATCATATTATAAATAATCCATCTTCTTACTTAGGCTGTTAAAATTGGAGAAGTTTTGGAAGTTTAAAGACGAGAAACCTTGTAAGGCTTTATAGAAGGCTTCACGACCATTATTACATCTAACTGTAGCTATTACAGTGTCAAAACTGAGATACTGGAGATAGTTTTGCAACATAAAAATAtcaattaaaggaaaaatataactGTTAGCTAGTATTTACATATACTGAGGCCTCTCAGCCTTCAAAGAAAAGGGTGAAGAGTTGTTAGACTTGAAATCGGCAATTTCAGTCTGTAAAGTTTGtttcagttcatgttcacaaaTGGAGAGCAGTAATACCATACTTCTAGTTGTAGAATAACTCCCAAGTGTGGCAGTCATTGTGAAGTAAGTACATCTGCACCAGCTCTTACTGTTATCTTCTGTATTGACCCAATTAACTTACTTTGTCCTTTTATTGAAATGGTAAAAcctttttcactgcttttttcCGGTAGTATAAATCTTGACATTTATAAGCAACTTTTCTTAAGCAGCTTCAGTTTGTTGAAAAGACTTTCAAGGTAAATTAATGCACACTGTTGCTAGAACAGAAATGATAATTTGCAGATTACAGCAGCTTTGTAGGGCAAGCCTGCAATGGAAGGTTTGCTTGAAGTAAGGCAGGTCATAAACTTCAGGCATCAGGCTTGTTCCCGACATTCATTTTGTGTTGATTTTATATGACTCTCTGGGTTAGAGCCACTCATTGAGTGCTTAGAATCTTGGAGTGTTATTGACAAACGTTCAGGTTACCAAACACTAGTGCCTAATCTCAAGTGCTCTGTTGGCTGTCTTGTAGCTTATTTGGTATGTGAGGAGACACAGTTTCTGAAACTCCTACCTGTGTTTGAGTCAAAACTTCAGTAGAATGTATCTAGAGCACTGGTCTAGTTTCCTGAATTTAATGTAGTGGTACCACCAAGAGGTTTCAAATAACAGCACATAACTGGGGATGATTGTTCTCAGCTTTTATAGCAATACTTCTCAGCTGTGTACCTAGTATGTATAATGTTCAACAGgtttttcaaaacatttgaGTGTTCACTGCTGCCAAGTCAACTGAGTTTATTATATATGATGGAGTTTGGTGGTTAGTAAAGAAACTGCTTTTGATGGTACATAGAGGTGCTTTTCTATGTGGAGGTTGATTACAAACCAGTGGGTGAAATCCCCTATAGAAGTTGTCACTTACAATCCCAGACTCTCTCTGTGGAGTCGCTTACCCTTCAGATACCTCCACACACAGTTTCTATTGGTCACCTTACAGGAATGGAGGTGTGGGCCCTAATTTTTGGTGTGAAAGTATAGATGTGGAGTCCTGATACAGGAAGACTGGAGGATGAGAGGGTGTGATTGACAGAGCTGGTCTTCTCTTAACTTCTGTCTGCTTTAAGTGTGTTTTTACTGAGCTACTATCTACAGTTTGAGAAGTCATCTGACATTCACCTAAAGTCTGGactttccccccccaccccttaaGTACACTGACAA encodes:
- the LOC104560745 gene encoding microtubule nucleation factor SSNA1 isoform X1, producing MLIAGPSAVNGVKKVVAERGLRGGEWRMTQHGAVLQGYNNELVEFMEDLRMQKEELNKEIQQAEEEKNKLQHEIQVLSEKLEYVCENLAQKVASRNELDKSLAEIEAAYMKILDSSRSLLNVVKKQVGSLKYTPELKTNVT
- the LOC104560745 gene encoding microtubule nucleation factor SSNA1 isoform X2 — translated: MTQHGAVLQGYNNELVEFMEDLRMQKEELNKEIQQAEEEKNKLQHEIQVLSEKLEYVCENLAQKVASRNELDKSLAEIEAAYMKILDSSRSLLNVVKKQVGSLKYTPELKTNVT